From the genome of Delphinus delphis chromosome 8, mDelDel1.2, whole genome shotgun sequence, one region includes:
- the LOC132429819 gene encoding L-lactate dehydrogenase A chain produces MATVKDQLIQNLLKEEHVPQNKITVVGVGAVGMACAISILMKDLADELALVDVIEDKLKGEMMDLQHGSLFLRTPKIVSGKDYSVTANSKLVIITAGARQQEGESRLNLVQRNVNIFKFIVPNIVKYSPHCKLLVVSNPVDILTYVAWKISGFPKNRVIGSGCNLDSARFRYLMGERLGVHPLSCHGWILGEHGDSSVPVWSGVNVAGVSLKNLHPELGTDADKEHWKAIHKQVVDSAYEVIKLKGYTSWAIGLSVADLAESIMKNLRRVHPISTMIKGLYGIKEDVFLSVPCILGQNGISDVVKVTLTPEEQACLKKSADTLWGIQKELQF; encoded by the exons ATGGCAACTGTCAAGGATCAGCTGATTCAGAATCTTCTTAAGGAAGAACATGTCCCCCAGAATAAGATTACAGTGGTTGGTGTTGGTGCTGTTGGCATGGCCTGTGCCATCAGTATCTTAATGAAG gaCTTGGCAGATGAACTTGCTCTTGTTGATGTCATAGAAGACAAACTGAAGGGAGAGATGATGGATCTCCAACATGGCAGCCTTTTCCTTAGAACACCAAAAATCGTTTCTGGCAAAG ACTATAGTGTGACAGCAAACTCCAAGCTGGTTATTATCACAGCTGGGGCACGTCAGCAAGAGGGAGAAAGCCGTCTTAATTTGGTCCAACGTAATGTGAACATCTTTAAATTCATCGTTCCTAATATTGTAAAATACAGCCCACACTGCAAGTTGCTTGTTGTTTCCAATCCAG TGGATATCTTGACCTATGTGGCTTGGAAGATAAGCGGCTTTCCCAAAAACCGTGTTATTGGAAGTGGTTGCAATTTGGATTCAGCCCGGTTCCGTTACCTCATGGGGGAAAGGCTGGGAGTTCACCCATTAAGCTGTCATGGATGGATCCTTGGGGAGCATGGAGACTCTAGTG TGCCTGTATGGAGTGGAGTGAATGTTGCTGGTGTCTCCCTGAAGAATCTGCACCCCGAATTAGGCACTGATGCAGATAAGGAACATTGGAAAGCAATTCACAAACAGGTGGTTGACAG TGCTTATGAGGTGATCAAACTGAAAGGCTACACATCCTGGGCCATTGGACTATCTGTGGCAGATTTGGCAGAAAGTATAATGAAGAATCTTAGGCGGGTGCATCCGATTTCCACCATGATTAAG GGTTTGTATGGAATAAAAGAGGATGTCTTCCTTAGTGTTCCTTGCATCTTGGGACAGAATGGAATCTCAGATGTTGTGAAAGTGACTCTGACTCCTGAGGAACAGGCCTGTTTGAAGAAGAGTGCAGATACACTTTGGGGGATCCAGAAAGAGCTGCAGTTTTAA